A genome region from Panicum virgatum strain AP13 chromosome 4K, P.virgatum_v5, whole genome shotgun sequence includes the following:
- the LOC120704833 gene encoding agmatine coumaroyltransferase-2-like, producing the protein MPLEPTPEVLSLLPDGDGAEELMLVQVTRFKCGSIAVDHTMHHAVADGRAACNFLLAWGQATRGAAFDPVPAHDRASLFLPRQPLRVAFEHRGVEFMPREEKKPRRDGGDDDDEVVVQRVRFNREFVAELRSQASAGAPRPYSTLHCVAAHLWRCITKARGLDGGEVTRLCVAVDGRMHMRDPPVPEGYTGNVVLWARPSTTAGELVSMPLRRAVELISREVARVDDGYFRSFIDFANSDAVEEERLVPTADLSETVLSPDVEVDSLLHAPFYDLDFGGGPPFFFMPSYLPVEGSVFIFLSFSGDRSVDAYAPLFRRAMETFNKCCYSLAMADARL; encoded by the coding sequence atGCCGCTGGAGCCGACGCCCGAGGTGCTGAGCCTGCTcccggacggcgacggcgccgaggAGCTGATGCTCGTCCAGGTCACGCGGTTCAAGTGCGGCTCCATCGCCGTCGACCACACCATGCACCACGCCGTCGCCGATGGGCGCGCCGCCTGCAACTTCCTGTTGGCGTGGGGCCAGGCCACCCGCGGCGCGGCGTTCGACCCCGTCCCGGCGCACGACAGGGCGTCCCTCTTCTTGCCCCGGCAGCCGCTGCGGGTCGCGTTCGAGCACCGCGGCGTCGAGTTCATGCCCCGTGAAGAGAAGAAGCCCAGAAgagacggcggcgacgacgacgacgaggtggTGGTCCAGAGGGTGCGCTTCAACCGGGAGTTCGTCGCGGAGCTGAGGTCGCAGGCGTCGGCGGGGGCGCCGCGGCCGTACAGCACCTTGCACTGCGTGGCGGCGCACCTGTGGCGGTGCATCACCAAAGCGCGCgggctggacggcggcgaggtcacCAGGTTATGCGTCGCCGTGGACGGGCGCATGCACATGCGCGACCCGCCGGTGCCGGAGGGATACACCGGCAACGTGGTGCTCTGGGCGCGGCCAAGCACCACCGCCGGGGAACTGGTGTCCATGCCGCTCCGGCGCGCTGTCGAGCTCATATCCCGGGAGGTGGCGCGCGTCGACGACGGCTACTTCAGGTCGTTCATCGACTTCGCCAACTCCGATGCTGTCGAGGAGGAGCGGCTGGTGCCGACGGCGGACTTGTCGGAGACGGTGCTGAGCCCGGACGTCGAGGTGGACAGCCTGCTCCACGCCCCGTTCTACGACCTGGActtcggcggcggcccgccgTTCTTCTTCATGCCCAGCTACCTGCCGGTTGAGGGTTCAGTGTTCATCTTCCTGTCTTTCTCGGGCGACCGCAGCGTCGACGCCTACGCGCCTCTCTTCAGACGCGCCATGGAGACCTTCAACAAGTGCTGCTACTCGCTGGCAATGGCGGACGCACGTCTTTAG